In Cytophagales bacterium, the following are encoded in one genomic region:
- a CDS encoding outer membrane protein transport protein translates to MKLNYLSFFIIFYLFTQPTYGQTGHVLNGSGARSFGMAGVGTGYATNPSTALTWSPAAISKLPSSLEISTSLITLSPRNYAELDLSLLDSRLPLGSILAGNLEDDSKPTFLPTLSYIYNPDSRWSFGLTAAGIGGFGVDYQSSESSPVSLLFGDVKSQYRLFQISLTTAYEINDKLSIGFTPTFNWASLELAPISTAVPMIVNGQVVYPSDDKTTSMGYGFHAGLFYDNNEDLSLGLTYKSRQYFEDFEYSTRDGLGNLARTPLDYPMIISVGGAYKGLKDLVLAVEARMINFSSTPGLGGRGFGSDLAVKGFGWDDAYFLGFGVEYFLSEPFIIRGGYSYNTNPVDEELSFFSTAAPALVQHAASLGSTYTVNDFLEISIGYHHGFKGTVEGPIITPSPEGGQSIPSLVRSSLATQVLSIDLTMFL, encoded by the coding sequence ATGAAGTTAAATTATCTGTCATTTTTCATCATCTTTTATCTTTTTACTCAGCCGACCTACGGTCAAACCGGTCACGTGCTAAATGGATCAGGAGCCAGGAGCTTTGGCATGGCTGGAGTAGGGACAGGATATGCTACGAATCCAAGTACAGCACTTACCTGGAGTCCCGCAGCGATTTCCAAATTACCTTCTTCGTTAGAAATTAGTACTTCATTAATCACATTAAGTCCAAGAAATTATGCTGAATTAGATCTGTCACTCCTGGATTCGCGACTTCCATTGGGCTCAATCCTCGCTGGAAATTTGGAGGATGATTCCAAGCCGACTTTCCTTCCGACCCTTTCGTATATCTACAATCCTGATTCCCGCTGGAGTTTCGGTTTGACTGCAGCCGGGATTGGAGGTTTTGGCGTGGACTATCAATCTTCCGAATCCAGTCCTGTTTCTCTTTTGTTCGGCGATGTAAAATCACAATATCGGCTCTTTCAAATTTCACTGACCACCGCATACGAGATCAACGATAAGCTTTCCATTGGTTTTACTCCCACATTTAATTGGGCTTCACTGGAGCTGGCCCCAATCAGTACTGCAGTGCCAATGATTGTAAATGGTCAGGTAGTTTATCCATCCGACGATAAAACCACGTCAATGGGCTATGGATTCCATGCTGGATTGTTCTATGACAATAATGAAGACTTGAGTCTTGGGTTGACTTACAAAAGCCGTCAATACTTTGAGGATTTTGAGTATAGTACTCGAGATGGATTGGGCAACCTGGCAAGGACCCCACTTGATTATCCGATGATCATATCTGTCGGAGGAGCTTACAAAGGATTGAAGGACTTAGTGCTTGCGGTGGAAGCCAGAATGATCAATTTCTCTTCAACACCAGGATTAGGTGGTAGGGGGTTTGGATCGGATCTGGCAGTAAAAGGTTTTGGATGGGATGACGCCTACTTTCTTGGATTTGGGGTAGAATACTTCCTTTCCGAACCTTTTATCATTCGGGGCGGGTATTCTTATAATACCAATCCAGTTGACGAAGAGCTTTCCTTTTTTAGTACTGCGGCTCCTGCATTGGTACAGCATGCAGCTAGTTTGGGCTCGACCTATACCGTGAACGACTTTTTAGAAATTAGCATTGGATACCATCACGGATTTAAAGGAACCGTTGAAGGGCCGATTATTACTCCTTCGCCAGAAGGTGGTCAGTCCATACCTTCTTTGGTCAGGTCATCACTGGCAACTCAAGTGTTATCAATAGATCTCACTATGTTTCTTTAG
- a CDS encoding HAMP domain-containing sensor histidine kinase, with product MNKVYQFFGQSFSPEFEDWHKRKVLIHTLVLSLLFLLVTSLSFFLIDFKIASAMGFFGALGTVHVAFHLKRRHSLLGSVNLLAMYANIMFLVEVIFSGGISSPALYWLMCSPFFSLIFSDYEVNRNSALWIALVFFEFIVLFICDAELINLLKWYPLDWHETLVLVFAVTFMSYCSGIILMDVKFRKDVPVDSAKQSQADARFPLEITSFDILSLSRESLRLHRRMIWITIILVPIFPDAFFFDNNEWRQLFSIRIGLILYFIVALYSNFTGKLSGNALAYLCLVPLVIFLSYVSSMVPVDHVLMYNINYSAVFIISSFFLLWHWGHSLALGTIALVSYVFFAFNSGRLSLGLFVEDGAFLLFSIAFAGIWLSRFRYQYFLKENALRRELESNNKKLSSQNNELKLLNNQLKRSEEKQKQSSLIKDKLFSIISHDLRSPIGTVTGFIRILNDDSIDLDHEKMKGILGRLETSLKNVELLIDNLLSWARSQMGILTLRIECFDLKEVSRRCVDLFGEDLKRKNLKIQVKENTYSKVYADMSTIEFVIRNLLANAIKFSNPGGAISIEFEGKEGYLFVSIIDQGVGMSEEEVESLLDPNTHFTKPGTDKEMGTGLGVQLCVDFVKKNKGEFLISSEVGSGSTFTFSIPIHSYKQPDVEFTGSQYNLSHN from the coding sequence ATGAATAAAGTCTATCAATTTTTTGGTCAATCCTTTAGCCCTGAGTTTGAAGACTGGCATAAAAGGAAGGTGCTCATCCATACACTGGTGCTGTCTCTTCTTTTCCTTTTGGTAACGAGTCTTTCTTTTTTTCTGATTGACTTCAAAATAGCAAGTGCTATGGGATTTTTTGGAGCACTTGGAACCGTTCATGTTGCTTTTCATCTAAAACGCAGACATTCGTTGCTGGGGTCAGTCAATCTATTGGCCATGTATGCCAATATCATGTTTTTGGTAGAAGTGATCTTTAGCGGAGGTATATCATCCCCAGCTCTGTATTGGTTGATGTGTTCTCCATTTTTTTCGTTGATCTTTTCTGATTACGAGGTAAACCGGAACAGTGCTTTATGGATTGCCCTGGTATTTTTTGAATTTATCGTCTTATTCATATGTGATGCGGAACTAATAAACTTGTTGAAATGGTATCCGCTGGATTGGCACGAAACGCTGGTTTTGGTGTTTGCGGTTACTTTTATGTCTTACTGTTCGGGGATCATCCTCATGGATGTGAAATTTAGGAAGGATGTCCCTGTGGATTCTGCTAAACAAAGTCAGGCGGATGCCAGATTTCCTTTAGAAATCACCTCTTTCGATATCCTATCCCTTTCCCGGGAATCATTGAGGCTTCATCGCAGGATGATCTGGATAACCATCATACTGGTTCCCATATTTCCTGATGCTTTCTTCTTTGATAATAATGAATGGAGACAATTATTTTCAATCCGAATTGGATTGATCTTGTATTTTATCGTAGCACTCTATTCGAATTTTACAGGTAAACTTTCTGGGAATGCGCTTGCTTATTTATGCCTGGTACCGCTTGTGATCTTCCTTTCATATGTTTCTTCTATGGTACCGGTCGATCATGTGTTGATGTACAATATCAACTACTCAGCGGTATTTATCATTTCGTCCTTTTTTCTACTTTGGCATTGGGGCCATTCGCTGGCACTTGGCACCATTGCGCTGGTTTCTTATGTGTTTTTTGCTTTCAATTCAGGACGATTATCTCTCGGGCTATTTGTAGAAGATGGCGCTTTCTTGCTTTTTTCCATCGCATTTGCAGGTATCTGGTTATCAAGATTTAGATATCAATACTTTTTGAAAGAAAATGCCCTCAGAAGGGAGTTGGAGTCCAACAACAAGAAACTGTCCAGTCAAAACAATGAACTTAAACTTTTGAATAATCAATTAAAGAGGTCCGAAGAAAAGCAGAAACAGTCTTCTCTTATCAAAGACAAGCTATTTTCAATCATTTCCCATGACCTCAGGTCGCCCATCGGAACGGTTACAGGTTTCATTCGGATCCTGAATGACGATTCAATAGATCTGGATCATGAGAAAATGAAAGGAATTCTGGGCAGGCTTGAGACCTCTCTAAAGAATGTCGAACTACTCATCGATAATTTGTTGAGTTGGGCGAGATCTCAAATGGGTATTCTGACCCTGAGAATCGAATGCTTTGACTTGAAAGAAGTATCAAGAAGATGCGTGGATCTATTCGGAGAGGATTTAAAAAGGAAAAACCTGAAAATTCAGGTGAAAGAAAATACGTATTCAAAAGTTTACGCTGATATGAGCACGATTGAATTCGTAATCAGAAACCTGCTCGCTAATGCCATAAAATTTAGTAACCCTGGTGGTGCGATCTCTATTGAATTCGAAGGAAAAGAAGGTTATTTATTTGTTTCAATTATTGATCAGGGCGTAGGGATGAGCGAGGAGGAGGTAGAGAGTCTTCTTGACCCAAATACTCACTTCACAAAGCCTGGAACAGATAAGGAAATGGGCACGGGGTTAGGTGTTCAACTTTGCGTTGATTTTGTTAAAAAGAACAAAGGCGAATTTCTCATTTCGTCCGAGGTGGGATCAGGCTCTACCTTCACTTTTAGTATTCCTATCCACAGTTACAAGCAGCCCGATGTTGAATTTACTGGATCGCAATACAACCTTAGTCATAATTGA
- a CDS encoding response regulator produces MKLYIIDDDDLIHSLYRLHFKQLVHGFEAESFYNGLEAIRTFEERSTDGLEMPDIVLLDINMPVMGGKEFLDQFELVAPSLKKIPSIFILSSCLLEDELMKRRKYVVDVFTKPLTKEIVQRMIVNQIEYE; encoded by the coding sequence ATGAAACTATACATTATTGATGACGATGATTTAATCCATTCGCTCTACCGGCTACATTTCAAGCAGTTGGTACACGGTTTTGAGGCGGAATCATTTTACAATGGACTGGAGGCCATCCGAACTTTTGAAGAACGATCAACCGATGGATTGGAAATGCCAGATATCGTACTGTTGGACATTAATATGCCAGTTATGGGCGGGAAAGAATTTTTGGATCAATTTGAATTAGTCGCTCCCTCATTGAAAAAAATTCCATCAATATTCATTCTGTCGTCGTGCTTATTGGAAGATGAATTAATGAAAAGAAGAAAGTATGTTGTTGATGTTTTTACGAAGCCGCTAACGAAAGAGATCGTGCAAAGGATGATTGTCAATCAGATTGAATATGAATAA
- a CDS encoding glycosyltransferase family 4 protein — protein MSTAPFDGGAEKSLFTYLSGSSAVSHVLIVHTNTRLSPEIQKVNEVYRLPFAWFVKTYNPLLLLQFVANWIYCSIHIFLIAKKHGVSIVFANTFKTYLFTLLTKVLIRLKLIVCLRDNLSAVWQKKMLFISDQIITISGHIQDQLDHKESAQVIHPCVKQTNISPIKDPFAKKQPGQLIIATIGQLAPWKGQLAFLKLAETFKSNDQIKFLIIGDDQSNANQSYRNQVIQQAESLKNVQFLGHVEQVGLLLKKIDVLVHLAQDEPFGRVIVEAMHARKAVIALRSGGIPEIIEQGKSGLLVDQELALFQSRKAILELYESPAKRLIMGREAHKRAQRFTDMDFHIHQVNQLLKSVHAR, from the coding sequence GTGAGTACCGCCCCATTTGATGGTGGCGCTGAAAAAAGCTTGTTCACTTACCTATCTGGGTCAAGTGCAGTCAGCCATGTACTTATTGTTCATACAAATACGAGATTAAGTCCTGAAATTCAAAAGGTTAACGAGGTTTACCGCCTTCCATTTGCGTGGTTTGTTAAAACCTACAATCCCCTACTCCTATTACAATTTGTGGCCAATTGGATCTATTGTTCCATCCACATCTTTCTCATTGCCAAAAAACACGGTGTAAGCATTGTATTCGCCAACACATTTAAAACTTACTTATTTACCCTATTGACCAAAGTACTGATCCGACTAAAACTGATCGTGTGTTTACGGGATAATTTAAGTGCAGTCTGGCAAAAAAAGATGCTATTTATATCCGATCAGATCATCACAATTTCCGGTCACATTCAAGATCAGCTTGATCATAAGGAGTCAGCGCAAGTAATTCACCCATGCGTGAAGCAAACAAACATTTCCCCAATAAAGGACCCTTTTGCAAAAAAACAGCCTGGGCAATTGATCATTGCTACGATAGGGCAACTTGCTCCCTGGAAAGGTCAGTTAGCCTTTTTAAAGTTGGCGGAAACATTCAAATCCAATGACCAAATCAAATTCCTGATCATTGGTGATGATCAATCGAACGCTAATCAATCTTACCGTAATCAGGTTATCCAACAGGCCGAATCCCTGAAAAACGTCCAATTTCTTGGTCATGTGGAACAAGTCGGTCTCCTTCTCAAAAAGATCGATGTGCTAGTCCATCTGGCCCAGGACGAACCTTTTGGCCGGGTGATCGTGGAAGCCATGCATGCCAGAAAAGCAGTGATCGCACTAAGATCCGGGGGCATACCTGAAATCATTGAACAAGGAAAAAGTGGCCTATTAGTTGATCAGGAATTGGCACTTTTCCAATCTCGAAAAGCTATTCTTGAGCTTTATGAGTCACCGGCAAAAAGACTGATCATGGGCCGTGAAGCCCACAAACGTGCGCAACGATTCACCGATATGGACTTCCATATTCATCAAGTCAATCAACTTCTAAAATCCGTCCATGCGCGCTAA
- a CDS encoding glycosyltransferase family 1 protein, with protein sequence MRAKKVLINAMHLRGNFSGVHRYTEHLLRHMENSDLQIDSLQPIDRTTTSNLFPKTLPRLNRVWYEQIRMNRDFRSGEYGLYHATNYILPLFWQGPSVLTVHDTIALDFPELCKDETALYYGLMLRHSIEKSNRVLAVSEQVRQDIMRHAHIPKERIMVTQLGVDPAFKRRPFQEDLARVRKKYDLPTSYFLFVGNLEPKKNLSRLIEAFHHLLPQLDESFQLVMAGQKGWKYMDIFKTIERLKIQSRVRLLDYVPQKDLPALYHQASVFAFPSLYEGFGLPAIEAMACGTPVLISDRGALPEVTGGFARQVNPLDVHEISIGLFEQLTQSKQERLIDAQEWVKQYQWAKTAEKTLTVYNEVLENAVFA encoded by the coding sequence ATGCGCGCTAAAAAGGTATTGATTAATGCGATGCATTTAAGGGGCAATTTCAGTGGTGTACATCGGTACACAGAACATTTGCTTCGTCATATGGAGAATTCGGACTTGCAAATCGACTCCTTACAGCCCATCGATCGAACGACCACAAGCAACCTATTCCCGAAAACATTGCCGAGGTTGAATCGTGTTTGGTATGAGCAGATCAGGATGAACCGTGACTTCAGGTCTGGTGAGTATGGTCTCTACCATGCTACAAACTACATACTACCATTGTTTTGGCAGGGACCTTCCGTTTTGACGGTTCACGATACCATAGCACTGGATTTTCCTGAACTCTGTAAGGACGAAACCGCCTTATATTATGGGCTTATGCTCAGGCACTCCATAGAGAAAAGCAACCGCGTATTAGCTGTTTCAGAGCAAGTTAGGCAAGACATCATGAGACACGCCCATATTCCTAAGGAGCGAATTATGGTGACTCAATTAGGGGTGGATCCTGCGTTTAAACGCCGACCATTTCAAGAAGACCTTGCAAGAGTACGCAAGAAGTATGATCTACCAACTAGTTATTTCCTGTTCGTGGGTAATCTGGAACCGAAAAAGAACTTATCTCGGTTGATTGAAGCATTTCATCACCTGTTACCACAATTAGATGAAAGCTTTCAACTCGTCATGGCTGGCCAAAAAGGTTGGAAGTATATGGATATCTTCAAAACGATCGAACGATTGAAAATTCAATCCCGAGTCCGATTATTGGACTATGTCCCTCAAAAAGACCTTCCAGCGCTCTACCACCAAGCTTCAGTTTTCGCCTTTCCTTCTTTGTATGAGGGCTTTGGCTTGCCTGCCATTGAGGCCATGGCTTGTGGTACACCTGTTTTAATATCAGATCGAGGCGCATTACCGGAAGTTACGGGTGGATTTGCCCGACAGGTAAATCCGCTTGACGTGCATGAAATATCAATAGGTCTTTTTGAACAATTGACGCAATCCAAACAAGAAAGGCTCATTGATGCTCAGGAATGGGTAAAGCAATATCAATGGGCAAAAACAGCTGAAAAGACCCTGACAGTCTATAATGAAGTGTTGGAAAACGCTGTTTTCGCATGA
- a CDS encoding lipid II flippase MurJ yields MIEKIRQLLKRKIIASTAGLLLITLGIKLLGYGEKLLLAYLWGTSAMVDVYTVVITLVLSLYILFREIVEPGFLNVFLELKTKGKHRQAWELFTFIGLLIITISIAISAFIMVFDQATIRFLAPGFDDEKVTMAASLLKVAIPATVFLNLSVLTNIALNGLKRFVTPASGEFIFKGAIILALLISFKFLGIIGIGIGMLLGAIGKLVLHLKIIFKEMRPKHFGWKTKHAGSMWLLTWPLVIGVLFSQASGIIDNVFASKLMEGTISALSFAKKIIEMPVLLFPYILSIVVFPYFAEMSKKGELEKQRELLIGSIKWIIIVFIPLSFFFVINNESVIRLIFERGAFDSSSTQLTSKPMAIYAIGLIFLAIETILVIFYYGNADMKTPIVTGIACVLLNITLTIVLIGPLGYIAIPLAFIIQKTVKNITLLLILQWKGVIALHQLKNTFVKSMIASAVAGIVMIGMQQYQWHVITGHGFFAQAINLGSVFLSACIIYYGVLKLTHLRFPVVSYS; encoded by the coding sequence ATGATAGAGAAGATTCGACAATTACTTAAAAGAAAGATCATCGCATCCACTGCCGGTCTTCTGCTCATTACCTTGGGCATCAAGTTGCTTGGGTATGGAGAAAAATTACTATTGGCTTATCTGTGGGGAACTTCCGCCATGGTTGACGTCTACACTGTCGTGATCACCCTGGTATTAAGCCTTTATATTCTATTCAGAGAAATTGTAGAACCAGGCTTTCTCAATGTATTCCTTGAACTTAAAACCAAAGGAAAACATCGACAAGCATGGGAACTCTTCACCTTTATCGGACTTCTGATCATCACGATATCCATTGCCATCAGTGCCTTTATCATGGTATTTGATCAGGCTACAATCAGGTTCCTTGCTCCGGGATTTGATGATGAAAAAGTGACCATGGCCGCCAGTTTACTTAAAGTAGCGATTCCGGCTACGGTCTTCCTCAACTTGTCTGTTCTCACGAATATCGCTTTGAATGGATTGAAGAGATTTGTCACTCCTGCGTCTGGTGAATTCATCTTCAAGGGAGCCATTATTCTTGCTTTGTTAATATCTTTCAAATTCCTGGGCATTATAGGTATTGGCATTGGCATGCTCCTGGGAGCTATTGGTAAACTTGTTCTGCACCTTAAGATCATCTTCAAAGAAATGCGGCCTAAGCATTTCGGGTGGAAAACGAAACATGCCGGATCGATGTGGCTACTCACCTGGCCCCTGGTCATTGGTGTTTTGTTCTCACAAGCAAGCGGGATCATCGACAATGTATTTGCTTCAAAACTGATGGAAGGAACCATCTCTGCGCTAAGTTTTGCCAAGAAGATCATAGAGATGCCGGTTCTTCTCTTCCCCTACATTCTGAGCATCGTTGTATTCCCCTATTTCGCTGAAATGTCTAAAAAGGGAGAATTGGAGAAACAACGCGAATTATTGATCGGAAGTATCAAATGGATCATCATTGTTTTTATCCCATTGAGCTTCTTCTTCGTCATCAATAACGAATCCGTCATTCGGTTGATTTTCGAGCGAGGTGCATTCGATAGCAGTTCTACCCAATTGACCTCTAAACCCATGGCCATCTATGCCATTGGGCTGATCTTCCTGGCGATTGAGACCATCCTGGTTATCTTTTACTACGGCAACGCAGACATGAAAACTCCCATTGTCACTGGTATTGCTTGTGTCTTATTGAACATTACCCTGACCATTGTCTTGATCGGACCTTTGGGATACATCGCGATTCCTCTGGCATTCATCATACAGAAAACCGTCAAAAACATCACCCTTTTGTTGATCCTGCAATGGAAAGGGGTCATTGCTTTGCATCAACTGAAAAATACGTTTGTGAAATCCATGATCGCCAGTGCCGTAGCAGGCATTGTAATGATCGGCATGCAACAATATCAATGGCATGTAATTACCGGACATGGATTCTTTGCTCAGGCCATCAACTTAGGGTCAGTATTCTTATCAGCATGCATCATTTACTATGGTGTTCTTAAATTGACCCATTTGCGATTCCCTGTCGTATCTTATTCCTGA
- a CDS encoding glycosyltransferase family 4 protein codes for MILFVLEKFPSKSEHFIANEIAGLYDLGVDLAIIAMRKETSNKSLTQLPVTYVNFWVLLLYMVKLSFSRNRIIEKGNSKGLKPFLSQLKVEAISKIAQKKFQDQNIAHIHAHFAFLPTEVAQYLSKSMGIPFSFTAHAQDLYTNDSQKLQLYLTRAKFVFTCTQFGRAFLKKIAPHSEHIHCIYHGISLEKWPFQKIKKQNQEVIKLLYVGRLVEKKGISLLLESIKKLTQSGKSIQCTVVGSGPLEQELKAQSRKLAISEHLHFAGYTPHHELLNYYQSHDLLVCPSVKAHNKDMDGIPNVILEAMAVGLPVIASDISGIPEIIAHRETGMLFSSGDVNGIVQHVATLSSDQMLYMKLRNAARLQLEEKFDLRQSNHQIKTILHSTMAS; via the coding sequence ATGATCCTCTTTGTTCTTGAAAAATTCCCTTCGAAATCAGAACATTTCATTGCGAATGAAATAGCTGGATTGTATGACTTGGGAGTTGATCTGGCAATCATCGCGATGCGAAAAGAAACTTCAAATAAGTCCCTGACACAATTGCCAGTAACCTATGTCAACTTTTGGGTTCTTCTGCTCTACATGGTAAAGCTCTCTTTTAGCCGGAATAGGATAATTGAAAAAGGAAATTCAAAAGGCCTCAAGCCTTTTCTAAGCCAGCTGAAAGTCGAAGCAATCAGCAAAATAGCTCAGAAGAAATTCCAGGATCAAAACATTGCCCATATCCATGCACATTTCGCATTTCTTCCAACGGAGGTGGCACAGTATTTATCGAAAAGCATGGGTATACCTTTTAGTTTCACCGCACATGCGCAGGACTTGTACACCAACGACTCCCAAAAGCTTCAATTGTATCTGACTCGGGCAAAATTCGTATTTACCTGCACTCAATTTGGTCGAGCTTTTCTAAAAAAAATCGCACCTCATAGTGAGCATATCCATTGCATCTATCATGGAATTTCACTTGAAAAATGGCCTTTTCAGAAAATAAAGAAGCAAAATCAGGAGGTAATTAAACTTTTATATGTTGGACGCCTGGTTGAGAAAAAAGGAATCTCTCTACTCCTCGAATCAATCAAAAAGTTGACCCAATCAGGAAAATCAATCCAATGTACGGTTGTAGGCTCCGGTCCACTTGAACAAGAATTAAAAGCTCAATCACGGAAATTGGCCATTTCAGAACACCTTCATTTCGCTGGCTACACACCTCACCATGAGTTACTCAATTACTATCAGTCACATGATCTATTGGTCTGTCCTTCGGTAAAAGCCCACAACAAAGACATGGACGGTATCCCAAATGTAATTCTGGAAGCCATGGCAGTTGGACTACCCGTAATAGCAAGCGATATTTCAGGGATTCCAGAAATCATTGCACACCGGGAAACCGGAATGCTATTCAGCAGTGGAGATGTCAACGGAATAGTACAACATGTAGCGACACTTTCCTCTGATCAGATGCTCTACATGAAGTTAAGAAATGCTGCAAGACTACAACTGGAAGAAAAGTTTGATTTGAGACAGAGCAATCATCAAATCAAAACCATCCTTCATTCGACCATGGCATCATGA
- a CDS encoding glycosyltransferase has translation MKTRILIGLEATEGGSLKHVVYLASNLDKNQFELTVILSNSRGNNLTGEIKKLRDQGVHVHLIHMSKQIKPWKDLKAIRDVYYHIKAHKYDVVHAHSSKAGAVFRIAAWLAKSPKILYTPHCFYFQSSSRVRKLFILIERCLARITHKIIVSYNERSWALKEKTCPPQKLININNSINFDDYKFLVDVQKSKTKWGLNNRYVVGAVGRLATQKNWEMLIEASQHVIKIRPEVVFIIAGDGELRDQLFLKIVELNLCEHFKLLGHVERIEEVYAVCNLIVSTSLWEGLPYSYLEAMHFAKPIVATDLGHEDLFIDGDTALLVEQQSAKMLSTKITRLIDDKALATKIGRGAKHKISSNQYSFEHFITQHEMCYLSGDESG, from the coding sequence ATGAAAACACGAATACTCATCGGACTGGAAGCAACCGAAGGAGGTTCATTGAAACATGTCGTCTATCTGGCAAGTAACCTGGATAAGAATCAGTTTGAATTGACTGTCATACTGTCCAATTCCCGAGGAAATAACCTTACTGGAGAAATCAAAAAATTAAGAGACCAGGGTGTTCATGTGCACTTGATCCATATGTCCAAGCAGATCAAACCCTGGAAAGACCTAAAAGCGATTCGTGACGTATACTACCACATCAAAGCGCACAAGTACGATGTGGTGCATGCTCATAGCTCTAAAGCAGGAGCCGTTTTCAGGATCGCGGCCTGGTTGGCAAAAAGCCCTAAGATCCTTTACACGCCACACTGCTTTTATTTCCAGTCTTCAAGTCGGGTGAGAAAGCTATTTATTCTCATTGAAAGGTGCCTGGCAAGGATCACTCACAAGATCATTGTCTCCTACAACGAACGAAGCTGGGCATTGAAAGAAAAGACCTGTCCACCACAAAAGCTGATCAACATCAACAATTCGATCAACTTCGACGATTACAAGTTCCTGGTTGATGTCCAAAAATCCAAAACAAAGTGGGGCCTGAATAATCGATACGTAGTGGGTGCGGTAGGACGACTCGCCACTCAAAAAAACTGGGAAATGCTCATTGAAGCCTCACAACATGTGATTAAAATCCGTCCTGAGGTAGTTTTTATCATTGCAGGTGATGGCGAACTCAGGGATCAGCTTTTTTTAAAAATCGTGGAGCTCAACCTGTGTGAACACTTCAAGCTACTGGGTCATGTAGAAAGAATTGAAGAAGTCTATGCTGTCTGCAACCTGATTGTTAGCACCTCCCTATGGGAAGGCCTTCCTTATAGTTACCTGGAGGCCATGCATTTTGCCAAACCCATTGTTGCCACGGATCTAGGTCATGAAGATCTCTTCATTGACGGTGACACGGCCCTATTGGTCGAACAGCAATCTGCCAAGATGCTTAGTACAAAGATCACCAGGTTAATCGATGACAAAGCTCTTGCTACAAAAATCGGAAGAGGAGCCAAACACAAAATCTCCTCAAATCAATACTCATTTGAACATTTCATCACCCAACACGAGATGTGTTATTTGTCAGGCGATGAATCAGGTTAA